The following proteins are encoded in a genomic region of Drosophila miranda strain MSH22 chromosome 4, D.miranda_PacBio2.1, whole genome shotgun sequence:
- the LOC108161806 gene encoding engulfment and cell motility protein 1 isoform X2 has product MAATASKIQDICNGWSISDHQNYALQFCESNNKKYVTEKNRNEIKNGSVLQLQYSPSKSASDAMETLLNGSPQEKVLRLKDLTSLSTDHTFALEFIKEKGLDILIKMIEDVSQNNEEILKYSLSSFVELMEHGTVSWEVPENSFVARNIEIVRNFQKYPTNCGESALSNLENIVQCSSKHVLVAEDIKLQDILRLLQEVNSPVMRQNAIALLNALFVKADEARRRTIANTISAKQFRLALIGNGLGTEMTHQLYVLQTLTLGLLEKRMRMKMNAQDQDAHDKIKELRRIAFDDHTTALSQNDDHIRRGGGSGAGNINFSQYYKKLGFKCDINPAQDFIETPPGILALDCMVYFARNYTQQYAKIVRENSCRADEHECPFGRTSIELVKVLCDILRIGEPPAEQSGDFQPMFFTHDSPFEEFFCICVITLNRTWKDMRATAEDFTTTFSVVREQIQRTLKCRPENLEDFRNKIALLPYQQITTLRQQERTSKEECDSTASAIVKLKEKISPHILELIKQQRLSFLIEGTRFSKYLRGTRTKDKFWYARLSPNHKVIHYGDCDEKNIPTLEELPKKLPISEIKQLLEGKECPHMKETRIRKSAVNLAFSITFENMDHSTLDFVAPDESIFNYWTDGINALLGQPMVSKQKNEDFDTLLSMEIKLRLLDTEGVDISKDPPPIPEDPENYDFCFES; this is encoded by the exons ATGGCCGCAACAGCAA GCAAAATCCAGGATATATGCAACGGCTGGTCCATCAGCGACCACCAGAATTACGCGCTGCAGTTTTGCGAGTCAAACAACAAGAAATATGTGACGGAGAAGAACCGAAACGAGATCAAGAATGGCTCTGTACTGCAGTTGCAGTACTCGCCGTCAAAGTCGGCCAGCGATGCCATGGAAACGCTGCTCAATGGTAGCCCTCAGGAGAAGGTCCTGCGACTTAAGGATCTCACATCGCTGAGCACCGATCACACATTTGCATTGGAATTTATTAAGGAGAAGGGTCTGGACATACTCATTAAGATGATTGAAGATGTCAGCCAGAATAACGAAGAGATCCTCAAGTACAGCTTGAGCAGCTTTGTCGAGCTAATGGAGCATGGCACGGTGTCCTGGGAAGTGCCCGAGAACTCATTTGTCGCACGAAATATTGAGATTGTGAGAAATTTCCAAAAATATCCAACGAACTGTGGAGAGAGCGCCCTCTCTAATCTGGAAAATATCGTTCAGTGCAGCAGCAAACACGTGCTGGTGGCGGAAGACATCAAGTTGCAGGATATTCTGCGGCTTCTCCAGGAGGTCAACTCGCCAGTGATGCGCCAGAATGCCATAGCACTGCTAAATGCTCTGTTTGTCAAGGCAGATGAGGCTCGCAGGCGAACGATTGCAAACACTATAAGCGCCAAGCAGTTCCGCCTGGCCTTGATTGGTAATGGGCTCGGTACGGAGATGACCCACCAACTGTATGTGCTCCAAACGTTGACTTTGGGCCTTTTGGAGAAGCGCATGCGTATGAAGATGAATGCCCAAGATCAGGATGCCCATGATAAAATCAAGGAGCTGCGTCGCATTGCCTTTGATGACCACACCACTGCCCTGAGTCAAAATGACGACCACATTCGTCGAGGCGGCGGATCGGGGGCTGGGAATATAAACTTTTCCCAGTACTACAAAAAGTTGGGCTTCAAGTGCGACATCAACCCCGCTCAGGACTTTATAGAAACGCCCCCAG GCATTCTGGCCCTCGACTGCATGGTGTACTTTGCCCGCAACTACACCCAGCAATACGCAAAGATTGTGCGAGAGAACTCATGCCGCGCGGACGAGCACGAATGTCCCTTTGGACGGACCTCCATTGAACTGGTGAAGGTTCTGTGCGACATTCTGCGAATTGGTGAACCGCCTGCCGAACAATCCGGCGATTTTCAGCCCATGTTTTTTACCCACGACTCCCCCTTCGAGGAGTTCTTTTGTATTTGCGTCATAACTTTGAATCGAACATGGAAGGACATGCGAGCCACAGCGGAAGACTTCACCACCACCTTCAGTGTGGTGCGGGAGCAAATTCAGCGCACTCTAAAATGTAGACCAGAGAATCTGGAGGACTTTCGCAATAAGATAGCTCTACTCCCCTATCAGCAAATCACAACCCTGCGTCAGCAGGAACGCACGTCGAAGGAAGAGTGCGATTCCACAGCCTCGGCCATTGTCAAACTGAAGGAgaagatatcgccacacattCTGGAGCTAATCAAGCAACAGCGTCTATCATTTTTGATAGAAG GTACTCgtttctccaagtatttgcgTGGAACACGAACCAAAGACAAGTTCTGGTATGCCCGTCTGTCGCCCAACCACAAAGTCATCCATTATGGAGACTGCGATGAGAAGAACATACCAACATTGGAGGAGCTGCCCAAGAAGCTGCCCATCAGCGAAATCAAGCAGCTGTTGGAGGGCAAGGAGTGCCCGCACATGAAGGAGACACGCATACGCAAGTCAGCAGTGAATTTGGCGTTCTCCATAACGTTTGAGAACATGGACCACTCGACACTGGATTTTGTGGCCCCTGACGAGAGCATATTCAATTACTGGACGGACGGCATCAATGCCCTGCTCGGCCAGCCGATGGTCAGCAAGCAAAAGAACGAAGATTTCGATACACTGCTCTCAATGGAGATTAAGCTGCGTCTGCTCGATACAGAGGGTGTTGATATCAGCAAGGATCCACCACCCATACCGGAGGATCCCGAGAACTATGATTTCTGCTTCGAAAGCTAA
- the LOC108161806 gene encoding engulfment and cell motility protein 1 isoform X1, which translates to MIPKKTTVKDSHIVKIAVERENHMAQLINLDQRHPLASKIQDICNGWSISDHQNYALQFCESNNKKYVTEKNRNEIKNGSVLQLQYSPSKSASDAMETLLNGSPQEKVLRLKDLTSLSTDHTFALEFIKEKGLDILIKMIEDVSQNNEEILKYSLSSFVELMEHGTVSWEVPENSFVARNIEIVRNFQKYPTNCGESALSNLENIVQCSSKHVLVAEDIKLQDILRLLQEVNSPVMRQNAIALLNALFVKADEARRRTIANTISAKQFRLALIGNGLGTEMTHQLYVLQTLTLGLLEKRMRMKMNAQDQDAHDKIKELRRIAFDDHTTALSQNDDHIRRGGGSGAGNINFSQYYKKLGFKCDINPAQDFIETPPGILALDCMVYFARNYTQQYAKIVRENSCRADEHECPFGRTSIELVKVLCDILRIGEPPAEQSGDFQPMFFTHDSPFEEFFCICVITLNRTWKDMRATAEDFTTTFSVVREQIQRTLKCRPENLEDFRNKIALLPYQQITTLRQQERTSKEECDSTASAIVKLKEKISPHILELIKQQRLSFLIEGTRFSKYLRGTRTKDKFWYARLSPNHKVIHYGDCDEKNIPTLEELPKKLPISEIKQLLEGKECPHMKETRIRKSAVNLAFSITFENMDHSTLDFVAPDESIFNYWTDGINALLGQPMVSKQKNEDFDTLLSMEIKLRLLDTEGVDISKDPPPIPEDPENYDFCFES; encoded by the exons GCAAAATCCAGGATATATGCAACGGCTGGTCCATCAGCGACCACCAGAATTACGCGCTGCAGTTTTGCGAGTCAAACAACAAGAAATATGTGACGGAGAAGAACCGAAACGAGATCAAGAATGGCTCTGTACTGCAGTTGCAGTACTCGCCGTCAAAGTCGGCCAGCGATGCCATGGAAACGCTGCTCAATGGTAGCCCTCAGGAGAAGGTCCTGCGACTTAAGGATCTCACATCGCTGAGCACCGATCACACATTTGCATTGGAATTTATTAAGGAGAAGGGTCTGGACATACTCATTAAGATGATTGAAGATGTCAGCCAGAATAACGAAGAGATCCTCAAGTACAGCTTGAGCAGCTTTGTCGAGCTAATGGAGCATGGCACGGTGTCCTGGGAAGTGCCCGAGAACTCATTTGTCGCACGAAATATTGAGATTGTGAGAAATTTCCAAAAATATCCAACGAACTGTGGAGAGAGCGCCCTCTCTAATCTGGAAAATATCGTTCAGTGCAGCAGCAAACACGTGCTGGTGGCGGAAGACATCAAGTTGCAGGATATTCTGCGGCTTCTCCAGGAGGTCAACTCGCCAGTGATGCGCCAGAATGCCATAGCACTGCTAAATGCTCTGTTTGTCAAGGCAGATGAGGCTCGCAGGCGAACGATTGCAAACACTATAAGCGCCAAGCAGTTCCGCCTGGCCTTGATTGGTAATGGGCTCGGTACGGAGATGACCCACCAACTGTATGTGCTCCAAACGTTGACTTTGGGCCTTTTGGAGAAGCGCATGCGTATGAAGATGAATGCCCAAGATCAGGATGCCCATGATAAAATCAAGGAGCTGCGTCGCATTGCCTTTGATGACCACACCACTGCCCTGAGTCAAAATGACGACCACATTCGTCGAGGCGGCGGATCGGGGGCTGGGAATATAAACTTTTCCCAGTACTACAAAAAGTTGGGCTTCAAGTGCGACATCAACCCCGCTCAGGACTTTATAGAAACGCCCCCAG GCATTCTGGCCCTCGACTGCATGGTGTACTTTGCCCGCAACTACACCCAGCAATACGCAAAGATTGTGCGAGAGAACTCATGCCGCGCGGACGAGCACGAATGTCCCTTTGGACGGACCTCCATTGAACTGGTGAAGGTTCTGTGCGACATTCTGCGAATTGGTGAACCGCCTGCCGAACAATCCGGCGATTTTCAGCCCATGTTTTTTACCCACGACTCCCCCTTCGAGGAGTTCTTTTGTATTTGCGTCATAACTTTGAATCGAACATGGAAGGACATGCGAGCCACAGCGGAAGACTTCACCACCACCTTCAGTGTGGTGCGGGAGCAAATTCAGCGCACTCTAAAATGTAGACCAGAGAATCTGGAGGACTTTCGCAATAAGATAGCTCTACTCCCCTATCAGCAAATCACAACCCTGCGTCAGCAGGAACGCACGTCGAAGGAAGAGTGCGATTCCACAGCCTCGGCCATTGTCAAACTGAAGGAgaagatatcgccacacattCTGGAGCTAATCAAGCAACAGCGTCTATCATTTTTGATAGAAG GTACTCgtttctccaagtatttgcgTGGAACACGAACCAAAGACAAGTTCTGGTATGCCCGTCTGTCGCCCAACCACAAAGTCATCCATTATGGAGACTGCGATGAGAAGAACATACCAACATTGGAGGAGCTGCCCAAGAAGCTGCCCATCAGCGAAATCAAGCAGCTGTTGGAGGGCAAGGAGTGCCCGCACATGAAGGAGACACGCATACGCAAGTCAGCAGTGAATTTGGCGTTCTCCATAACGTTTGAGAACATGGACCACTCGACACTGGATTTTGTGGCCCCTGACGAGAGCATATTCAATTACTGGACGGACGGCATCAATGCCCTGCTCGGCCAGCCGATGGTCAGCAAGCAAAAGAACGAAGATTTCGATACACTGCTCTCAATGGAGATTAAGCTGCGTCTGCTCGATACAGAGGGTGTTGATATCAGCAAGGATCCACCACCCATACCGGAGGATCCCGAGAACTATGATTTCTGCTTCGAAAGCTAA